A region from the Manihot esculenta cultivar AM560-2 chromosome 13, M.esculenta_v8, whole genome shotgun sequence genome encodes:
- the LOC110629073 gene encoding ABC transporter G family member 5: MDWLVLRENHQISLGTQKPLKTNKASSMRKEGCEIEARGITYKISIQKRYYPFKIFKTDQQIKPNLEEKQVLKGVYCKAKPWEILAIVGPSGAGKSSFLEVLAGKLSPQNGSIFVNQNPVDRAQFRKISGYVTQRDTLFPLLTVEETLMFSVKLRLGLPQAQLRSRVKSLIQELGLEHVAMTRVGDERVRGISGGERRRVSIGVDVIHDPEVLILDEPTSGLDSTSALQIIDMLKVMAETRGRTIILSIHQPGFRIVKLFNSILLMANGSVLHHGTVDQLGIHLRTIGMQLPLHVNVVEFAIESIEAIQQQQLPESSPVSTTQQQIKKAEDGESRSGKLTLQQLFQQSKVVDEETVKVGIDFAHSFANSRFQETVILTHRFSKNIFRTKELFACRTIQMLISGFVLGSIFSNVKADLKGAEERVGLFAFILTFLLSCTTEALPIFLQEREILMKETSCGSYRVSSYAVANGLVYLPFLLIQAILFSIPLYWLVGLNPNFTAFIHFLLLIWLILYTANSVVVCISALVPNFIVGNSVISGVMGSFFLFSGYFISKHGIPNYWMFMHYISLFKYPFEGFLINEFSRSGKCLEYIFGTCMVRGEDILREEGYGEESRWRNVVIMVCFILVYRFISYVILRCRGCSLTSVKGALI, encoded by the coding sequence ATGGACTGGTTGGTCTTGAGAGAGAACCACCAAATTAGCCTAGGTACCCAAAAACCATTGAAAACAAATAAGGCTTCTTCAATGAGGAAGGAAGGTTGTGAGATTGAAGCTAGAGGGATCACCTACAAGATTTCCATCCAGAAAAGATATTACCcttttaaaatcttcaaaacagatcAACAAATCAAACCAAATCTTGAAGAAAAGCAAGTTCTCAAAGGCGTATATTGCAAAGCCAAGCCATGGGAAATCCTCGCCATTGTTGGTCCAAGTGGAGCTGGAAAATCGTCCTTCCTTGAAGTCCTCGCTGGAAAACTTAGCCCCCAAAATGGTTCCATTTTTGTCAACCAAAATCCTGTTGACAGAGCTCAGTTCAGGAAGATATCAGGCTATGTTACTCAGAGGGACACTCTCTTTCCTCTCCTCACAGTGGAAGAAACCCTCATGTTTAGTGTCAAGCTGCGTCTGGGGCTTCCTCAAGCTCAACTGAGATCTAGGGTCAAGTCCTTGATTCAAGAATTAGGCCTGGAGCATGTAGCCATGACTCGTGTGGGTGATGAAAGGGTTCGAGGCATTTCCGGCGGAGAAAGGCGTCGAGTTTCGATAGGAGTTGATGTCATACATGACCCTGAAGTTCTGATTCTTGATGAGCCAACTTCTGGTCTTGATAGTACATCTGCTTTACAGATTATTGACATGCTTAAGGTCATGGCTGAAACTAGAGGTAGAACCATAATATTAAGCATTCACCAGCCTGGATTTCGCATTGTGAAGCTGTTTAATTCAATACTTCTGATGGCTAATGGGTCGGTTTTGCATCATGGGACGGTGGATCAGCTTGGAATTCATTTGAGGACAATAGGTATGCAACTTCCTCTTCATGTTAATGTTGTTGAATTCGCCATTGAATCCATTGAAGCCATTCAACAACAGCAGCTGCCAGAAAGTAGTCCAGTATCGACAACCCAACAACAGATCAAGAAAGCAGAGGACGGTGAGAGTAGAAGTGGCAAGCTCACTCTTCAACAGCTCTTTCAGCAATCCAAAGTTGTAGACGAGGAAACTGTCAAAGTTGGTATCGATTTTGCTCACAGTTTCGCAAATTCAAGGTTTCAGGAGACTGTAATCCTCACTCACAGGTTTTCCAAGAACATTTTTCGAACCAAGGAGCTCTTTGCATGCAGAACAATTCAAATGTTGATTTCTGGGTTTGTTTTGGGTTCCATCTTTTCAAATGTTAAAGCCGATTTGAAAGGAGCAGAAGAAAGGGTGGGCCTATTTGCTTTTATATTGACATTCTTGCTCTCTTGCACAACAGAAGCCCTGCCAATCTTCTTGCAAGAAAGGGAAATTCTAATGAAGGAGACGTCTTGCGGGAGTTACAGAGTCTCATCCTATGCAGTGGCTAATGGGTTAGTATACTTGCCATTTCTACTGATTCAGGCGATATTATTCTCAATCCCATTATACTGGTTAGTGGGTCTTAATCCAAATTTCACAGCATTCATCCACTTCCTGCTCTTAATCTGGTTAATCCTTTACACTGCAAATTCAGTTGTGGTATGCATCAGCGCTCTAGTCCCTAACTTCATAGTTGGAAATTCAGTAATATCAGGGGTGATGGGATCCTTCTTTTTGTTCTCTGGGTACTTCATATCTAAACATGGGATTCCAAACTACTGGATGTTCATGCATTACATATCACTTTTCAAGTATCCATTTGAAGGGTTCTTAATAAATGAGTTCTCAAGATCAGGGAAATGCTTGGAGTACATATTTGGGACATGCATGGTTAGAGGAGAAGATATCCTGAGAGAAGAAGGGTATGGAGAGGAAAGTAGATGGAGAAATGTGGTGATAATGGTGTGCTTCATCTTGGTATACAGGTTTATTTCATATGTTATTCTTAGATGCAGAGGCTGCTCTCTCACAAGTGTCAAGGGTGCtctgatttga